A DNA window from Massilia putida contains the following coding sequences:
- the gap gene encoding type I glyceraldehyde-3-phosphate dehydrogenase, with amino-acid sequence MTIKVAINGYGRIGRNVLRAFYEGGKKQDIQIVALNDLGNVEHNAHLTRYDTTHGKFPGTVEVDGDYMIVNGDRIRVFAQRNPAELPWGELGVDVVLECTGFFTTKEKASAHLKGGAKKVIISAPGGKDVDATIVFGVNQNVLKSTDTVISNASCTTNCLAPLVKPLNDAIGLENGLMTTVHAYTNDQVLTDVMHEDLRRARSATQSMIPTKTGAAAAVGLVLPELNGKLDGYAIRVPTINVSIVDLSFIAKRDTTVEEINKLMKDASEGALKGILTYNTEPLVSVDFNHNPASSNFDATLTKVSGRLVKVSSWYDNEWGFSNRMLDTTVALMNAK; translated from the coding sequence ATGACGATCAAAGTAGCAATCAACGGTTATGGCCGTATCGGCCGCAACGTGCTGCGCGCTTTCTATGAAGGCGGCAAGAAACAGGACATCCAGATCGTGGCGCTGAACGATCTCGGCAATGTCGAGCACAACGCCCATCTGACCCGTTACGACACCACGCACGGCAAGTTCCCAGGCACCGTCGAAGTCGACGGCGACTACATGATCGTCAACGGCGACCGCATCCGCGTCTTCGCGCAGCGCAACCCGGCCGAACTGCCGTGGGGCGAGCTGGGCGTGGACGTCGTGCTGGAATGCACCGGCTTCTTCACCACCAAGGAAAAAGCCTCGGCCCACCTGAAAGGCGGCGCCAAGAAGGTCATCATCTCGGCACCGGGCGGCAAGGACGTCGACGCCACCATCGTGTTCGGCGTGAACCAGAACGTGCTCAAGAGCACGGACACCGTGATCTCGAACGCGTCGTGCACCACCAACTGCCTGGCCCCGCTGGTCAAGCCGCTGAATGACGCCATCGGCCTGGAAAACGGCCTGATGACCACCGTGCACGCCTACACCAACGACCAGGTGCTGACCGACGTGATGCACGAAGACCTGCGCCGCGCCCGTTCGGCCACGCAGTCGATGATCCCGACCAAGACCGGCGCCGCCGCCGCTGTCGGTCTCGTGCTGCCGGAACTGAACGGCAAGCTGGACGGCTACGCGATCCGCGTGCCGACCATCAACGTGTCGATCGTCGACCTGTCGTTCATCGCCAAGCGCGACACGACGGTCGAAGAGATCAACAAGCTGATGAAGGACGCATCGGAAGGCGCGCTGAAAGGCATCCTGACGTACAACACCGAGCCGCTGGTGTCGGTCGACTTCAACCACAACCCGGCCTCGTCGAACTTCGACGCGACGCTGACCAAGGTGTCGGGCCGCCTGGTGAAGGTCTCGTCCTGGTACGACAACGAGTGGGGCTTCAGCAACCGCATGCTGGACACCACCGTGGCGCTGATGAACGCCAAGTAA
- the map gene encoding type I methionyl aminopeptidase yields MAIKLKTEKDIAKMRVSGCLAAEVLEMISEYVVPGVSTEELDRRCNEYIRKVQKATPANVGYHGFPKTLCTSVNSVVCHGIPTPAEILNDGDIINIDVTVIKDGWHGDTSRMYFVGTPSPEAKKLVDTTYDAMMAGIRAVRPGARLGDVGHAIQKLAEGQGYSVVREYCGHGIGKVYHEDPQVLHYGRPNTGMLIKEGMTFTVEPMINMGDADVEQLDDGWTVVTRDRSLSAQWEHMIAVTKNGFEILTPWPKTK; encoded by the coding sequence ATGGCTATCAAACTCAAAACAGAAAAAGATATTGCGAAGATGCGCGTCTCGGGCTGCCTGGCGGCCGAGGTGCTGGAAATGATTTCCGAATACGTCGTCCCCGGCGTCTCCACCGAGGAACTCGACCGCCGCTGCAACGAATACATCCGCAAGGTGCAAAAGGCCACGCCGGCCAACGTCGGCTACCACGGCTTTCCCAAGACCCTGTGCACGTCCGTCAACAGCGTCGTCTGCCACGGCATTCCGACGCCTGCCGAGATCCTGAACGACGGCGACATCATCAATATCGACGTCACCGTGATCAAGGACGGCTGGCACGGCGACACGAGCCGCATGTACTTCGTCGGCACGCCGAGTCCGGAGGCGAAGAAGCTCGTCGACACGACGTACGACGCCATGATGGCCGGCATCCGCGCCGTGCGTCCGGGCGCGCGCCTGGGCGACGTCGGCCATGCGATCCAGAAACTGGCGGAAGGCCAGGGCTATTCCGTCGTGCGCGAATACTGCGGGCACGGCATCGGCAAGGTCTACCACGAAGACCCGCAGGTGCTGCACTACGGCCGGCCGAACACGGGCATGCTCATCAAGGAAGGCATGACCTTCACGGTCGAGCCCATGATCAATATGGGAGACGCGGACGTGGAACAGCTCGACGACGGCTGGACCGTCGTGACGCGCGACCGCTCGCTGTCGGCGCAGTGGGAGCACATGATCGCGGTGACCAAGAACGGGTTCGAGATCCTCACGCCCTGGCCAAAAACAAAATGA
- a CDS encoding TonB-dependent receptor plug domain-containing protein, producing MMEKVLSRSIRLMCLGGVAFGMHAAYAQETSAPLQRVEVTGSRIRQVDLESAQPIQVMTQEQIQKTGLVTVGDIINNLSAAGSPDFSKGGALTSNRESGGQYANLRNLGSNRLLTLVDGKRWTATVAGYTDMSTIPASMIDRIEVLKDGASAIYGSDAIAGVVNIILKKSMEGGQVSVYHGANQRNGDGKSKDYSVSYGVAGDKGSLLFGLTHTEQGPVWAKDRDITSFTYGPAHVAAGTLGTGPWGRIRQVSASGGATGFTKVLNHTGTYDGVGTGTNSRDPNNYHSYASSVNDLFNSTSQMMFALPTKLDSIFTKGSLELPFGMHFNSTAMFAQRNSSAQVAGYPLNSMTQSKYPVYVDKDSYYNPYGNQVAGAGKGQDLFFYRRTIEVPRVTNNENRTLHIDASVSGEFTAAGRNFNWDVGYNHSAVSGSVLSTGNLNLLNLKKALGPSFLNASGVVQCGTAAKPIAMADCVPFDILGGPSASTAGALKYIMSTGQATYGSTINSATANIAGDLYALPAGMIGFAGGLEHREVIGYDRPGQFEQSGYSTDLAGNSTNGRYTVKEAYLEARVPLLKNAPFAKSLSLDLATRHSDYSNFGTTNNSKMSIEWRPIADLLVRGTWAQGFRAPTVGDTFGGGQQTYDTYLDPCDTKFGEASRNPAVAARCASAGAPAGFRQLNQVGSPIAGSGGAQGAYPFQAGAGNAALQPETARTNTAGFVYSPSFLPGFSASLDWFDIKIDNRITAVTATYVANQCYVNNVPSFCTSIKRNAAGEITDLARGNANLGKLETDGLDLSLGYRFPMTKYGRFNLRSDTSYAHSFKVQSAADAQWVDYAGEYYYNRIKSVTSLDWSLGNWNATWTARYYSAVKDQCWDSETECTNPGGAASWGTDYNRLGAEVYHDLNVGYKTSWKGQIMFGINNLLDKKPRITYQGAASSSSVDADMPIDRFFYVRYNQSF from the coding sequence ATGATGGAAAAAGTCTTGTCCCGCTCGATCCGCCTGATGTGCCTCGGCGGCGTTGCGTTCGGGATGCACGCGGCTTATGCCCAAGAAACCTCCGCGCCACTGCAGCGCGTGGAAGTGACCGGCTCGCGCATCCGCCAGGTCGACCTGGAATCCGCACAACCGATCCAGGTGATGACCCAGGAACAGATCCAGAAAACGGGTCTCGTCACTGTCGGCGACATCATCAACAACCTGTCGGCGGCCGGCTCGCCGGACTTCAGCAAGGGCGGCGCCCTGACGTCGAACCGCGAAAGCGGCGGCCAGTACGCCAACCTGCGCAACCTCGGCTCGAACCGCCTGCTGACGCTGGTCGACGGCAAGCGCTGGACCGCCACCGTGGCCGGCTACACCGACATGTCGACCATCCCGGCTTCCATGATCGATCGGATCGAAGTCCTGAAGGACGGCGCTTCCGCGATCTATGGCTCGGACGCGATCGCCGGCGTGGTCAACATCATCCTCAAGAAGTCGATGGAAGGCGGCCAGGTCAGCGTCTACCACGGCGCCAACCAGCGCAACGGCGACGGCAAATCGAAGGACTACTCGGTTTCCTACGGCGTCGCCGGCGACAAGGGTTCGCTGCTGTTCGGCCTGACCCACACCGAGCAGGGCCCGGTCTGGGCGAAAGACCGCGACATCACCTCCTTCACCTACGGCCCGGCCCACGTGGCGGCCGGCACCCTGGGCACCGGCCCGTGGGGCCGTATCCGCCAGGTCAGCGCCAGCGGCGGTGCGACCGGTTTTACCAAGGTCCTGAACCACACCGGCACGTACGATGGCGTGGGCACCGGCACCAACTCGCGCGACCCGAACAACTACCACAGCTATGCCAGCTCGGTGAACGACCTGTTCAACTCGACGAGCCAGATGATGTTCGCGTTGCCGACCAAGCTCGACAGCATCTTCACCAAGGGCTCGCTGGAACTGCCGTTCGGCATGCACTTCAACAGCACCGCGATGTTCGCGCAGCGCAACTCGTCGGCGCAGGTCGCGGGCTACCCGCTGAACTCGATGACCCAGTCGAAGTACCCGGTCTACGTCGACAAGGACAGCTACTACAACCCGTATGGCAACCAGGTGGCCGGTGCCGGCAAGGGCCAGGACCTGTTCTTCTATCGCCGCACGATCGAAGTGCCGCGCGTCACGAACAACGAAAACCGTACGCTGCACATCGACGCTTCCGTGTCGGGTGAATTCACCGCGGCCGGCCGCAACTTCAACTGGGACGTGGGCTACAACCACAGCGCCGTCAGCGGCTCCGTGCTGTCGACCGGCAACCTGAACCTGCTGAACCTCAAGAAAGCCCTCGGTCCGTCGTTCCTGAACGCGTCCGGCGTCGTCCAGTGCGGCACCGCCGCCAAGCCGATCGCGATGGCCGATTGCGTCCCGTTCGACATCCTGGGCGGCCCTTCGGCGTCCACCGCCGGCGCGCTGAAATACATCATGTCGACCGGCCAGGCCACCTACGGCTCGACCATCAACAGCGCCACCGCCAACATCGCCGGCGACCTGTACGCGCTGCCGGCCGGCATGATCGGCTTCGCGGGCGGCCTCGAGCACCGCGAAGTGATCGGCTATGACCGTCCGGGCCAGTTCGAACAGTCGGGCTACTCGACCGACCTGGCGGGCAATTCCACCAACGGCCGCTACACCGTCAAGGAAGCCTACCTGGAAGCCCGCGTCCCGCTGCTGAAGAACGCACCGTTCGCCAAGTCGCTGTCCCTGGACCTGGCAACCCGCCATTCGGACTACAGCAACTTCGGCACCACCAACAACAGCAAGATGAGCATCGAGTGGCGTCCGATCGCCGACCTGCTGGTCCGCGGCACCTGGGCGCAGGGTTTCCGCGCACCGACCGTGGGTGACACGTTCGGCGGCGGCCAGCAGACCTACGACACGTACCTGGACCCGTGCGACACCAAGTTCGGCGAAGCGTCGCGCAACCCGGCCGTGGCCGCGCGTTGCGCAAGCGCAGGCGCTCCCGCCGGCTTCCGCCAGCTGAACCAGGTCGGCTCGCCGATCGCCGGTTCGGGCGGCGCACAGGGCGCGTACCCGTTCCAGGCCGGCGCGGGCAATGCCGCGCTGCAGCCGGAAACCGCGCGCACCAACACCGCGGGCTTCGTGTACAGCCCGTCGTTCCTGCCGGGCTTCTCGGCCTCGCTGGACTGGTTCGACATCAAGATCGACAACCGCATCACCGCGGTCACGGCGACCTACGTCGCGAACCAGTGCTACGTGAACAACGTGCCGTCGTTCTGCACGTCGATCAAGCGTAACGCCGCCGGCGAGATCACCGACCTGGCACGCGGCAACGCCAACCTGGGCAAGCTGGAAACCGACGGCCTCGACCTGTCGCTGGGCTATCGCTTCCCGATGACCAAGTACGGCCGCTTCAACCTGCGTTCGGACACCTCGTACGCCCACTCGTTCAAGGTGCAGAGCGCAGCGGACGCCCAATGGGTCGACTACGCGGGCGAGTACTACTACAACCGCATCAAGTCGGTCACGTCGCTGGACTGGAGCCTGGGCAACTGGAACGCCACCTGGACCGCCCGTTACTACAGCGCGGTCAAGGACCAGTGCTGGGATTCGGAAACCGAGTGCACGAACCCGGGCGGTGCCGCAAGCTGGGGCACCGACTACAACCGTCTGGGCGCCGAGGTCTATCATGACCTGAACGTCGGCTACAAGACGTCGTGGAAGGGCCAGATCATGTTCGGTATCAACAACCTGCTCGACAAGAAGCCGCGCATCACGTACCAGGGTGCCGCTTCGTCGTCGTCGGTCGATGCCGACATGCCGATCGACCGCTTCTTCTACGTGCGCTACAACCAGTCGTTCTGA